atttagaatatttcaaacttttcaaaggAAAGAGACAAAGTGTATACCATTCACAATCGGTGCCAAGTTGAAGGTGAATCTATAAGCACCCTGGTTGTTATTTGATGTAAAATTGCTCCAGCTTCCTACATTCATAACATCGTTTCCATatactgaaaataaatgaaatattctgcattaaaacaattactgaAAGCGACACAGATCATAacgttgatttttttcttaatgctgtttaaataaaatattatatcgtCTTTTTAATCTCTCTAATCAAATACTATCAACTTTACTGTGTCAGTGGCGTCATCTTTAAAAATCGTTTCAAAAACCCTTAAACATACCTTTTTTTACCACATCTCGTCCATTTCCTCCTACCATTCCATACTTCACTATCTCCCcttgtattttgtttgtgaagaaattaggatcaaggtcaacaATGGCCGATGACGAGGTAATCTCTAATATCTCAATGTGAGAGTCCATTCTTGGGGGAGCTTTTCCgtgaaaaagtaaaattgaaatacgTAAACGTTTAGGTTATTAATAGATTCAAAACAATGTGTGTACGAAATAGTAGCATGAATGAATATCAAATGTGAAATTACgattgaagtttttttttctataattcaCCAAAAGTAAGTAAATGGAGTTAAAGAGGCAAAATAATGAATGCAAAAATAATCAtcatctttaaaaacatgacCGGAGCTTCAGTCCAGCTGCTCTTGTACTTACCGCATTCCTCCGTCCAAAATGCTTGGTAAGCAGGCTTTCCCTTGACCCCATTTCTTCCAACTGCATATAGCTGGAATCATAACTGAATAATTGTTACTAAGTATATATGATACGCCTTTCATTTTATGTGTGAAATTaacttataaacatttatataccGTTGAAACTAAATTATCCGCTGACCATTTAAGACCAAGTTTAGGCgattaaaaattcaattttaaatatgaactATTTTGACTTTACGATAAGCTGGCGTGCACTAGTCGTTTAAAAAGACGCCCACAACGAAATTTCGCAAATAAAAATCATTAGTCAATACATAACTGACAAATATTCACAGACGTTTAGACGCTAGGTGAGGAATAcaacaaattgaataaaatatagtCTGACCTGCCACTGGTATACCCGATTAGCCTTGAGACCTCCATACACCAATGAAAACTGACTGTTGTGTCTGGAAAATGGTTTAGGGTCATCAACGGTATACGTGAACACATCGTGATTATGTTGCTCCGTCTGTACAACATACTGTGTGATATTGGCATTTCTGTTCAGGAGGTTGGGTTCGCTCCAGGTAACTGTGACCTTTGTGGCGTCACATACGTTTGTCAgatcttttaaaagttgtacTTGAAATGACGTCGGTGTCCCTGGGGCTAAAACGaaacaaaattacatttcatttcaattcagGTTCGTTTACATACAATTTGAATCGTACcgataaatacatgtataatgttatacCACATACCACAGACGTTACAAGCTTTGCGATATTAATATCATCGTAAATATACATATCACATTGAAATTTCAATTGTGGCTCTTTAAGTTATAAGTCTAAgagtatcaaaatatttaatcagCTCGAACTAAACTTGTTCAAGGTTCTTTTCAGAAAATAATGCAAACTACTTTCATTTAAGCTTTGATCTTTATATAAAGATTAACATTTCAGTTAACATTTTGCGAAAACAATGTTTGGCaaagttgattttgaaatacatactTGATTCTTCGGTATAGAAAGGCTGAGAGAGTTTTGTTACACTGATCCCTCCCTTGGTTTCTGCAATGACCTTCACCTGGTACTGCCAAAATTCGCGGAGGCTCTCTATCTCACATCCAGTGCTCGTGTAATCTGGAAAATGTATTACGCCCATGGTGTGTTATATGTATACAGGATTCTAGAATTGTGGTAATTTGGAATTCACAATTTACACCAAGTCCCAATTTCTCCAACACAAACAAACTCCATCGTAAGATGCTTAAGAATGTTATTTCTCAGGCTACATTTCAtactaaatatgtatatttcaaaaccaaaaatagttaATCGCAATATTGATGAATATAATTTCGTTTAACTGTCTCAATACttccaataaaatatttcacaatttatacaaacacGAAAATAGCGTGCGTAGCCTGATCTTGTTATAAGGAAATTAAGTTATGAAAGAAgcctttttgtttttgattgagactgttcacgAATCAAAATGGTAGGCACCACTGCACGATTTTGAACATCCCATATTCTATTTCAAGAACAGATAAGCTAAGCGCTCTTAAGGGCGGCCTTACTTTACAATCACTAAGGATTACATCAACGTATGGCCATATAgtagcatttaaatattgagCTTTGTGATAATAACATGACAACACGAGTCAATGATTCGATTATAAACAATGTAGAGCATAACAAGTGCCATAGTGCGAAATGATAAGAACATGCACCATAAACAAAAAAGTTAGTGTATACAAATATTTCCAAGTCAACATGCTTGTAGGTAGTTGATAGTTGTCGTTTCTTATACATTGTAAAGCGTGTTTACCAAGGCgacattttcatttgttttattacagtCTATACTTCTTGTCCATTCTTATGATATTATTAGTTCTTTCAACATCCTTGTATGGATAAAACAATTGAAgagatttgttaaataaaaaaatcatatcacaTGAATTGAGTGAAAATGCAACTTTATTAAGAAGACAATATTGGAAGACGTGGAGGATATTTTGTAACTCACTGGCATCTTTctctgaaatatttttaaccaCGGTTAACGCTGGTTATATACAGTAACAATGGAAATATCACAATGAACGATTACCAggcaaaatacaaataattttttttttttttttttttttttttaattattatcatcTTGGAAAGTCTCtatttgtttaaaccaaaaagaGTGATAATGTAACAGCGTGTGCCTACATACGCAAAAAGGCCTTCATGGTACGAAAGTTATCACAAACTAcaacttttcatatatatatttatttttttgtgatctCACTGACCTTCCACTTCACACCGAGCAGTGTGTTCCAGTCCTGGTATCGTGCTCCTAGCGACCGCTGTGTAGTTGGTTGGACCTGGTTTGATTTCAGGAATCGTCCATGCCACGTTTATCGCGGTTGACCCAATATCGCGTATTGTCAAATTACCCACTGGGCCCAGGCCTGATGTAATTAATATACGTATAGtttctttattgtttgtatgtttttttcatgatagaTCAGtgcttaaatgtttaatttaggtgtacatacttttattattttagtttattcaGTTAAGCTACGATTGGGCGAAATGGTCTATggaatttgttaatattatgtTATAGATAACGGATATCTCCAGTACAAGGTATTCTACAATGGTAAACAAGACTTAAGATCTTAATTATGACCAACAGACTGTTGACACAGAAATGAATCAGAGAACGATGAAAGCATATACTTGTTTCAAGTGTTCGTTGTTTTAGTTCACTGAAATCTCCTCCTCCTGCAGCTGTAAATGGCATCAACCACAGATCATAGTCTTTAAAATGTTCAAGCGCGGTAATGGTGTAGTTCACGTCCACTTGGTTTAGATCAATTGGCTCAGGCAGTTCCGAACCACAGCTTTCACCATGGGGTACCTGTAAAGAGTTAATTATCATAACGTAAATGCTTATATGTGCTAGCGGAATAAACTTAGCGTTCATGCCAAGACATACTTCGATCAAggatattttaatttgaaaattgacACATATTGTAAGGACTTACTCCTTTGTATCACAAGTTTATTGATCATTTACTTAAATACGCTGAATATAAACTGCTTATAGGCTAGTATTCGTTATATGTCAGTCATTTGTAAAGAAAGTAAACGCATTAAACAAGAACTTGTAACATTAATTATACCATTAACTCCCCTTCTCACGTTATAATCTTTAATATGCATCTGAAACCACCGGGTACATGGACGAGTTGCATTTTACATGGTACATCGTCCCCATCACTCGTACTCATTATACAATAGAAGAATGCCATTTTACCCGGACGGTTTGATTGATTCAGATATTAATATGGAACATGtttattacaattttgaaaatccaATTAGTCTTTCCATACTTACCCAGGTCGATTGTGTATCTGCTTTGATAACGACCAAGCACCTCTTTCCCCCTTTTTCCCATTGAAGCTCATACTTTATGATATCTCCATTCGGGACAGCTGGACGTGACCACATCAAGGTAATGGTTGTGTTGGTTGCCTGTGAGTACAGTCCAGTGACACGCCCGGGTGCTGTGGAATAAAacatacgtttattattattattatcattattattattagtatgtgtattattattattattattattattattattattattattattattattattattattattattattattattgaataattttaaaaactctGAGTAGGCCAAAATATATCCATAGCCGAATGTTTTCGaaacatttgtgttttgttttcacattaaattacatgttaggtatatttgaaagaaagaacTCAAATTGTATTGCATACATTAATTCAATGGCGATatcaattatacatatttttgtactAAATATAACAGATACTTACTTGATTCGTGAGTTCTTGCGTCAACAAATACAGATTTTCCTGTGAACATTTCGTTAAGAGCAGCAACAGAAAAGGTATAAAATGTACCTGAAATAAGTGATTCAGCAATTAACgaaattgtaatacattgtttaaattaCTGTTGTATTCTTAACATAATACAacgaaaactacagggacaaacccagtagaCGAAAccatgtcatttataaatataatatttaaacatatatatgtgaTATCGTCTGAGGACATATATTTTGGTTACAAACAACGGTAACCGAAGAGGATGATAGGCTTCCAAACGAAACGGATAACAAagtgtaaaattaaataaagaaccgttttgaaaatatgtaaaaaagtaTAATTGCTTGCTTATGAAGCACGAAACTGCACgacaattatatatatcaaaaaatatttattactccATCCATGCAGACATTACCTGCAAAAGGCAGTGACAAGTTAAGTTCAAAGTAGTTTCCAATCATGTCAACTTCCGACACTGATTTGTAAGTGCAGTTTGTTTTTGAGTATAGCTAGTCCATAAAGTGCTTGGAACCATAGCACATACACATAAAACATAACCCTCTATCGAAGCAAACAGTACCTGCAAAAGGAAGTGacaagtttgttttaaagtgGTTTCCATTCACGTCCATTTCCGGCGCTGTTTTGTTAGTGCAGTTTGTTTCGGAGTATGACTGGTCCCAATAGTGCTTGTAAGCAAAGCACAACGTGTAGGCAGAAATCACCCCATTTGGGTGTTTAGGAGATTCCCAATTTAACTTTACTTCCGTTTTTCCGAGAACTTTAACTGAGAGGTTTAGTTGCTGGCTTGGTTCTGAAATTCACAAAACCAATAAATAAGGTTTTCATGGAACTGAATTGAAAATTAAACCAATATCTGCTTTTGTATCGAAACACTTTGAATTTGTGATTTAATCAACACATGTGGTTTATAAAATAGCCGGAAATAAATAAGTAACATTATAGTGGAAATTAGTTATCGCAATGTTACCAATGTCTGGATGTGATATTGGTCCAAGTTGGTGTTTATAGATTTTGTGTACTATATATGCATGTAATCAAAtatgaatttgttaaaaaatgctattttaattaAGTAATGAATCCGTAGTATTTACTatttatgcatactttaaacACGCTATCCTACTTATCACTAAAgtctataaatatattcatgttttctACATGTAGTTGATACACAGTGTTGTCATTTATTAGGAACCATGTACTAGTCGAAAACAAAACTTGCGTTTGTCTGTCCTTCCGTCCGCGCCCGCCcgtttgtctgtctgtttgtctgtgttgATTTACTTTATAAATAACGATGGTATGATTCAGATGTATAACAATGATTTaccattttatttgtgttaGTTACCTTTGTTGATCAATCACGAACAACGTGAGATGGAAGAAAGGGCTATTTGTTGAATTAGTTGTATATGATATTAAAACCGagttatatgtttgaaataaaaacacattgattTAATCGTAAATATGGAAGTTGCGATTAAAAAAcgatttcaaaaatatacaaaccaCTTGGTTGCGTTATAAATGTGTCCAATGTTGAAGCGCTAGATTGGTTAAAACTGTGTGCAAAGATTGTTATATTGTATTCTGTCCCGGCTGTCAAATTGGTGACTTTTGTGAAATTCGCACCGTCAGATGTTTGGGTCGAAAAGACTACCTCACCACCTGACTGTGTAACGTATACATAGTAATAATCCACACACCCTTCACTTGGGTCCCAACATAAAGTGACATCTGGTGCCTCAAAAACTCCACAAAGAGTAGTGTTTAATTTTCCAGGACTAGCAGGAACTAAACAAACACGAAGTAAATTAAGCATTCTgttcttgaaaaacaaatttaatcatGTGGAGACTAGTGATGCAGGGTGCAAATTCAGTGGTGCAAGTACAATAGCTAATCagtgaaacacaaataataattacttttaCAACAGACAGTTGAAATTTCCCAGTCTTTAAAACCAGCCATCAGCATTCGCGACTCTGCTTATTTGTGCTCTAATTGAGTGTCAAAACTATGCATGATCAGCGTCTATGAACTGTTGGATTCTACTATAattgctaaatgttaagttatgtttgtacataatatcaaaaacaatgaacataCAACTCTTTGATATAATACCTAAAGAGGCAGAGGTAAGCACAGAGCCCTCAAAAGTTCCTCTTTGGACATTCACTTTGACGGTATAGTTACATCCAGGGTCGAGATCAGCGCAGGTTGCATTTCTAGCCTGTCCTAGAATACAAGTGTATTCCTCACCACCATCGACATTATTTGCAACAACTGTGACGTTTACTGGAGATTCGTGTATGTCTGAATTCAGCTCCCAGAAAAGCGTCAATGACCTTTCATCTGTACTGACTATGTGAATTCCAGTTTGGTTCAACTCTGTAGTAAAAATTAAACTAACactatttaaaaacatcataCATGCAAACATCATGTAGTATcttgaaaataatgattaatgACTAGACGTATGCGTGTTGTATGACAAATAAAAGGAACATAATGCAACTTCCTGCAATTGTAAGCACCAGTTCCAGTTTTTCTATTGTTCAGAAAGTCAAACCCTAGTGTGTACTTCCTCCTTCCGTCCATTTTTCACTGAATATGTagtaaacgtttttttttttactttaacaacACAACTTGAAAATTAAACGACTATTAAGATCTCTAATATTTATTTCCTTACATCAACAATTTGTATTTTGGAACTTGGAAATGTGAGGCATGAAATTTTGCATTTATAAAAGATGCGGCTTCACTTTAAGCGCCTTTACACTGAAAAGCTTTACAAAGGTGAAGCTTTACAATTTCctcttttaaaatgtaaaatattgcagTGTAAACTTAATTGTGTATGCTTGCCTTTGAACTAgttcaaaaacaaatgcaagCATGAAATGTATAGAAAAAAGTATCCATAAGCTTACTAACCAACAGTTACCATTTACAGTATCCCAATCGTCAGATACAAACGACTGCAACAATCCAGAAGTATGCATAGGTTATAAACCATGATCATTGAATAGTAAGCATTTAGACAAGCTGTACTTTTGATATCCTGCTGCACGTGCATGTTTCCTCGCTACACTCCCCCTGTCCagtaacacaatattttcaacaattctTACCATGATCACAGCAGTTACTCTATTACTTTTTATGTAGAATGATGCTGACGTGATTATTCGTGATGTCGATGTGTTGGCCTGGATTGATTTTGATTCCAAAATTTGGTTTTTAGTCAGTATTACTGGTGATGTTGTAGATGCGGGTGTATGTGTAGGCGCTTGTATAGACAGTATTACTGGTGATGTTGTAGATGCGGGTGTATGTGTAGTCTCTTTTGTAGTCAGTATTACTGGTGATGCTGTAGATGCGGTTGTATGTGTAGGTGCGTGTGTTGTCAGTATTACTGGTGATGTTATAGATCCGGGTGTATGTGTAGGCGCTTATGTAGTCAGTATTACTGGTAATGTTGTAGATGCGGGTGAACGTGTATGAGCTTGTATTCTCGGTATTACTGGTGATGTTGTAGATGCGGGTGTATGGATAAGCGCTCTAACTGTCGGTATAAATGGTGATGTTGTAGATGCGGGTGTATATGTAGGCACTGGTGTTGTCAATGTTACTGGTGATGTTGTAGATGCAGGTGTATGTGTAGGCGCTTATATAGTCAGTATTACTGGTGATGTTGTAGATGCGGGTGTATGTGTAGGCACTGGTGTTGTCCGTATTACTGGTGATGTTGTAGATGCGGGTGTATGTGTAGGCACTGGTGATGTCGGTATTACTGGTGATGTTGTAGATGCCTGTGTATGTGTAGTCGCTGGTGTTGTCAGTATTACTGGTGATGTTGTAAATGCGGGTGTGTGTGTAGGCGCTGGTATTGTCGGTATTACTCTTGATGTTGTAGATGCGGGTGTATGTGTAGGCACTGGTGTTGTCAGTATTACTGGTGATGTTGTAGATGCGGGTGTATGTGTAGGCACTGGTGTTGTCAGTATTACTCGTGATGTTATAGATGCGGGTGTATGTGTAGGCGCTGGTGTTGTCAGTATTACTGGTGATGTTGTAGATGCGGGTGTATGTGTAGGTGCGTGTGATGTCAGTATAACTGGTGATGTTATAGATCCGGGTGTATGTGTAGGCGCTTATGTAGTCAGTATTACTGGTAATGTTGTAGATGCGGGTGAACGTGTATGCGCTTGTATTCTCGGTATTACTGGTGATGTTGTAGATGCGGGTATATGGATAAGCTCTCTAACTGTCGGTTTAACTGGTGATGTTGTAGATGCGGGTGTATTTGTAGGCGCTGGTGTTGTCAATGTTACTGGTGATGTTGTAGATGCGGGTGTATGTGTAGGCGCTTATAAAGTCAGTATTACTGGTAATGTTGTAGATGCGGGTGTAGGTTTAAGCGCTGGTGTTGTCGGTATTACTGGTGATGTTGTAGATGCGGGTGTATGTGTAGGCACTGGTGTTGTCGGTATTACTGGTGATGTTGTAGATGCCTGTGTATGTGTGGGCGCTGGTGTTGTCAGTATTACTGATGATGTTGTAGATGCGGGTGTATGTGTAGGCGCTGGTGTTGTCGGTATTACTGGTGATGTTGTAGATGCGGGTGTATGTGTAGGCACTGGTGTTGTCTTTATTGCTGGTGATGTTGTAGATGCAGGTGTATGTGTGGGCGCTGGTGCTGTCAGTATAACTCGTGATGTTGTAGATGCGGGTGTATGTGTAGGCACTGGTGTTGTCAGTATTACTCGTAATGTTGTAGATGCGGGTGTATGTGTAGGCGCTGGTGTTGTCAGTATTACTTGTGATGTTGTAGATGCGGGTGTGTGTGTAGGCGCTGATATTGTCGGCATTACTCGTGATGTTGTAGATGCGGGTGTATGTGTAGGCACTGGTGTTGTCAGTATTACTGGTGATGTTGTAGATGCGGATGTATGTGTAGGCACTGGTGTTGTCAGTATTACTCGTGATGTTATAGATGCGGGTGTATGTGTAGGCGCTGGTGTTGTCAGTATTACTGTTGATGTTGTAAATGCGGGTGTATGTGTCGGTGCGTGTGATGTCAGTATTACTGGTGATGTTATAGATCCGGGTGTATGTGTAGGCGCTTATGTAGTCAGTATTACTGGTAATGTTGTAGATGCAGGTGAACGTGTATGCGATTGTATTCTCGGTATTACTGGTGATGTTGTAGATGCGGGTGTATGGATAAGCTCTCTAACTGTCGGTATAACTGGTGATGTTGTAGATGCGGGTGTATTTGTAGGCACTGGTGTTGTCAGTGTTACTGGTGATGTTATAGATGCGGGTGTATGTGTAGGCGCTTATATAGTCAGTATTACTGGTGATGTTGTAGATGCGGGTGTATGTGTAAACGCTGGTGTTGTCGGTATTACTGGTGATGTTGTAGATGTGGGTGTATGTGTAGGCACTGGTGTTGTCGGTATTAATGGTGATGTTGTAGATGCCTGTGTATGTGTAGTCGCTGGTGTTGTCAGTATTACTGGTGACGTTTTAGATGCGGGTGTGTGTGTGTAGGCGCTGGTATTGTCGGTATTACTCGTGATGTTGTAGATGCGGGTGTATGTGTAGGCACTTGTGTTGTTAGTATTACTGGTGATTTTGTAGATGCGGATGTATGTGTAGGCACTGGTGTTGTCAGTATTACTCGTGATGTTATAGATGCGGGTGTATGTGTAGGCGCTGGTGTTGTCCGTATTACTGGTGATGTTGTAGATGCGGGTGTATGTGTAGGTCCGTGTGATGTCAGTATTACTGGTGATGTTATAGATCCGGGTGTATGTGTACGCGCTTATGTAGTCAGTATTACTGGTAATGTTGTAGATGCGGGTGAACGTGTATGCGCTTGTATTCTCGGTATTACTGGTGATGTTGTAGATGCGGGTGTATGGATAAGCTCTCTAACTGTCGGTATAACTGGTGATGTTGTAGATGCGGGTGTATTTGTAGGCACTGGTGTTGTCAATGTTACTGGTGATGTTGTAGATGCGGGTGTATGTGTAGGCGCTTATATAGTCAGTATTACTGGTAATGTTGTAGATGCGGGTGTATGTGTAAACGCTGGTGTTGTCGGTATTACTGGTGATGTTGTAGATGCGTGTGTATATGTAGGCGCTGGTGTTGTCAGTATTACTGGTTATGTTGTAGATGCGGGTGTATGTGTATGTGCGTGGGTTGTCAGTATTACTGGTGATGTTATAGATCCGGGTGTATGTGTAGGCGCTTATGTAGTCAGTATAACTGGTAATGCTGTAGATGCGGGTGAACGTGTATGCGCTTGTATTCTCGGTATTACTGGTGATGTTGTAGATGCGGGTGTATGGATAAGCGATCTAACTGTCGGTATAACTGGTGATATTGTAGATGCGGGTGTATTTGTAGGCACTGGTGTTGTCAATGTTACTGGTGATGTTGTAGATGCGGGTGTATGTGTAGGCGCTTATATAGTCAGTATTACTGGTAATGTTGTAGATGCGGGTGTATGTGTAGGCACTGGTGTTGTCGGTATTACTGGTGATGTTGTAGATGCGGGTGTATGTGTAGGCACTGGTGTTGTCGTTATTACTGGTGATGTTGTAGATGCCTGTGTATGTGTGGGCGCTGGTGTTGTCAGTATTACTGGTGATGTTGTAGATGCGGGTGTATGTATAGGTACTGGTGTTGTCAGTATTACTGGTGATGTTGTAGATGCGGGTGTATGGATAAGCGCTCTAACTGTCGGTATTACTGGTGATGTTGTAGATGCGGGTGTATTTGAAGGCATTGGTGTTGTCAGTGTTACTGGTGAGGTTGTAGATGCTGGTGTATGTGTAGACGCTTATATAGTCAGTATTACTGGTAATGTTGTAGATGCGGGTGTATGTGCAAGCGCTTATATAGTCAGTATTACTGGTAATGTTGTAGATGCCTGTGTATGTGTAGGCACTGGTGTTGTCGGTATTACTGGTGATGTTGTAGATGCGGGTGTATGTGTAGGCACTGGTGGTGTCGGTATTACTGGTGATGTTGTAGATGCCTGTGTATGTGTGGGCGCTGGTGTTGTCAGTATTACTGGTGATGTTGTAGATGCGGGTGTATGTATAGGTACTGGTGTTGTCAGTATTACTGGTGATGTTGTAGATGCGGGTGTATGGATAAGCGCTCTAACTGTCGGTATTACTGGTGATGTTGTAGATGCGGGTGTATTTGAAGGCACTGGTGTTGTCAGTGTAACTGGTGATGTTGTAGATGCTGGTGTATGTGTAGACGCTTATATAGTCAGTATTACTGGTGATGTTGTAGATGCGGGTGTATGGATAAGCGCTCTAACTGTCGGTATTACTGGTGATGTTATAGATGCGGGTGTATTTGAAGGCACTGGTGTTGTCAGTGTTACCGGTGATGTTGTAGATGCTGGTGTATGTGTAGACGCTTATATAGTCAGTATTACTGGTAATGTTGAAGATGCGGGTGTATGTGCAAGCGCTGGTGTTGTCGGTATTACTGGTGATGTTGTAGATGCGAGTGTATGTGTAGGCACTGGTGTTGTCGGTATTACTGGTGATGATGTAGATGCCTGTGTATGTGGAGGCGCTGGTGTTGTCAGTATTACTCGTGATGTTGTAGATGCGGGTGTATGTGTAGGCACTGGTGTTGTCAGTATTACTGGTGATGTTGTAGATGCGGGTGTTTGTGTAGGCACTGGTGTTGTCAGTATTACTGGTAATGTTGTAGATGCGGGTGTATGTGTAGGCGCTGGTGTTGTCAGTATTACAGGTAATGTTGTAGAGGCGAGTGTATTTGTTTGCGCTGGTGTTATCAGTTTTACTGGTGATGTTGTAGATGCGGGTGTATTTTTAGGCGCTGGTGTTGTCAGTATTACTGAGGATGTTGTAGATGCAGGTGTATGTGAAGGCGCTTGTGTTGTCAGTAGTACTGGTGATGTTGTAGATGCGAGTGTATGTGTAGGCGCTGTTGTTGTTAGCATTTCTCGTGATGTTGTAGATGCGGGTAAATGTGTAGGCACTGGTGTTGTCAGTATTACTGGTGATGTTGTAGATGCGGGTATATGTGTTAGCGCTGGTTTTGTCAGTATTA
The DNA window shown above is from Mya arenaria isolate MELC-2E11 chromosome 6, ASM2691426v1 and carries:
- the LOC128238116 gene encoding mucin-2-like, which translates into the protein MPTEPAPSHTPASTTSPEIPTVRALTHTPASTTSPVMPATPVPTHTPASTASPEIPTIRALTHTTASTTSPVILTTPVPTHTPASTTSPVIPTTPALTHTPLSTTSPKILTTPVPSHTPASTTSPVILTKPALTHIPASTTSPVILTTPVPTHLPASTTSREMLTTTAPTHTLASTTSPVLLTTQAPSHTPASTTSSVILTTPAPKNTPASTTSPVKLITPAQTNTLASTTLPVILTTPAPTHTPASTTLPVILTTPVPTQTPASTTSPVILTTPVPTHTPASTTSRVILTTPAPPHTQASTSSPVIPTTPVPTHTLASTTSPVIPTTPALAHTPASSTLPSAYPYTRIYNITSNTDNTSTYTYTRIYNITSNTDNTSAHTYTGIYNITSNTDTTSAYTYTRIYNITSNTDNTSAYTYTGIYNITSNTDYISACTYTRIYNITSNTDYISVYTYTSIYNLTSNTDNTNAFKYTRIYNITTPTHTQASTTSPVITTTPVPTHTPASTTSPVIPTTPVPTHTPASTTLPRAYPYTRIYNITSNTENTSAYTFTRIYNITSNTDYISAYTYTRIYNITSNTDITRTYTYTRIYNITSNTDNTSAYTYTRIYNITSNTDNTSAYTYIRIYKITSNTNNTSAYTYTRIYNITSNTDNTSAYTHTPASKTSPVILTTPATTHTQASTTSPLIPTTPVPTHTPTSTTSPVIPTTPAFTHTPASTTSPRAYPYTRIYNITSNTENTIAYTFTCIYNITSNTDYISAYTYTRIYNITSNTDITRTDTYTRIYNINSNTDNTSAYTYTRIYNITSNTDNTSAYTYIRIYNITSNTDNTSAYTYTRIYNITSNADNISAYTHTRIYNITSNTDNTSAYTYTRIYNITSNTDNTSAYTYTRIYNITSYTDSTSAHTYTCIYNITSNKDNTSAYTYTRIYNITSNTDNTSAYTYTRIYNIISNTDNTSAHTYTGIYNITSNTDNTSAYTYTRIYNITSNTDNTSRAYPYTRIYNITSNTENTSAYTFTRIYNITSNTDYISAYTYTRIYNITSYTDITRTYTYTRIYNITSNTDNTSAYTYTRIYNITSNTDNTSAYTYTRIYNITSNTDNTSAYTYTRIYNIKSNTDNTSAYTHTRIYNITSNTDNTSDYTYTGIYNITSNTDITSAYTYTRIYNITSNTDNTSAYTYTRIYNITSNTDYISAYTYTCIYNITSNIDNTSAYIYTRIYNITIYTDS